Proteins encoded within one genomic window of Babesia bigemina genome assembly Bbig001, chromosome : IV:
- a CDS encoding MAC/perforin domain containing protein, putative, whose protein sequence is MPSAKPDSRKHKAQTEAQKDPLESLLAPSGSSQNADDHIETQHTDQEVRPHDSKHHQAENSDHEGSDDLFDITDDDYDHKSTEAGDEEEDEEVTRLTGPSAHGKDKDVAGEDSMDDMMEDLTDTHDGATGIHDEDLDGLSTDGTEENDASESDDRKLPGEVTESLIKPLDHQHEVNGKTTDSDDEDTLVDEVVPKPKAETKKQMKDFTLEDLVADMSNGKKMPKRMKRLQKKDTNRDTAEDALTKEIEEMDLEKKPKDDLESLDLESLEDKEKNTDDSVSSADNGDDEESLPMHIDANEEVNAADEFDNKADEDFLSGIQPEFNRINEESRMTKRKAIKRTNRTQFKPQIELEDDGTINAGLAAAIRYLGSGYDIVFGNPLGDPVIMVDPGYRDPVLKLDWTEDYHNHDGANLKEPRGGWIRPELSCRQAETVDHVNTIEDYKKELSVDAKISADIPFYFGFSASGGYKTFVKTLSTNTTKNYILKTYCLRYVAGIQDFKSVQPMPSFKNDVEELPEKFDSESCTMEIYRNDEDDKKCVDSVHPWIKFFKKYGTHYTTVIHLGGKVTNQIQMKKTDVAAIQKHGYNIDSYIKANSGIPFLNLGQASFNSAGDMSSDSKKNSFKTERSIIVIGGDVPTDGTDKVSMQEWTRSLYRKPMPIKVNLDSIKTLIEDKEKRATFDVALKYYSELYGISPDEIYAANGVKNGIATMAMGGQVVTYEGYTAGSAVCPDNNVIMMGFALTVTRKRKLVFNDSYFVTSIAPCPVGKEKCIASGSDPNSEVRVWILCGKEPIPLLIQETAVSSNATAVASCPADYTIAFGFGISIPKGLRITNADSYACRSGQSSCTHTSSNKSYNAVWIACVEKNAPELSNITSHAVVSATSACPTQSHTSYVDNKCPQNSKLITSWKINVTKKEDRQEQLLDNCSKEWNGCKVDNHFKRSEDTCKAQYSWIACYTPPQFLKDRE, encoded by the coding sequence ATGCCGTCAGCGAAACCTGACTCACGTAAGCACAAGGCACAAACTGAAGCACAAAAAGACCCATTGGAAAGCCTATTGGCGCCAAGTGGGAGCTCGCAAAATGCAGACGATCATATTGAAACGCAACATACTGACCAAGAAGTGCGGCCTCATGACTCTAAGCATCACCAGGCAGAAAATTCTGACCATGAGGGCTCTGATGATCTTTTCGACATTACAGATGATGATTATGATCACAAAAGTACGGAAGCCGGTGATGAAGAGGAAGACGAGGAAGTTACAAGACTTACGGGTCCGAGTGCCCACGGAAAGGATAAGGATGTAGCGGGTGAGGATTCAATGGATGATATGATGGAAGATTTAACTGACACGCATGACGGGGCCACCGGTATCCATGATGAGGATTTAGACGGCCTTTCCACCGATGGAACGGAAGAAAATGATGCCTCTGAGTCTGACGACAGGAAACTTCCAGGAGAGGTGACTGAGAGCCTCATCAAACCCCTTGATCACCAGCACGAAGTGAACGGGAAAACAACGGATTCCGACGATGAAGATACACTTGTAGACGAAGTCGTGCCGAAACCAAAAGCTGAAACTAAAAAGCAAATGAAAGATTTCACACTCGAAGATCTTGTTGCCGACATGTCAAACGGCAAAAAAATGCCAAAACGAATGAAAAGACTGCAAAAAAAAGATACCAACAGGGATACAGCCGAAGATGCATTAACTAAGGAAATTGAAGAAATGGATCTAGAAAAAAAACCCAAAGACGATCTTGAGAGTCTTGATTTGGAATCACTTGAAGACAAAGAGAAAAACACTGACGACAGCGTGTCTTCTGCAGACAATGGGGACGACGAAGAATCCCTGCCAATGCATATAGACGCTAATGAAGAGGTTAACGCAGCGGACGAATTCGATAACAAAGCTGATGAAGATTTCCTGAGTGGGATACAGCCGGAGTTCAACCGCATCAACGAAGAGAGCAGAATGACAAAGCGGAAGGCAATCAAACGAACAAATAGAACGCAGTTTAAGCCGCAGATTGAGCTTGAAGATGATGGAACTATTAACGCTGGGCTCGCGGCGGCCATAAGGTATCTCGGATCCGGCTATGACATTGTGTTCGGTAACCCGCTGGGAGACCCGGTCATTATGGTAGATCCTGGATACAGAGATCCGGTGCTCAAATTGGACTGGACCGAAGACTATCACAACCACGATGGAGCAAACCTGAAAGAACCTCGCGGTGGCTGGATCAGGCCGGAACTGTCCTGCAGACAAGCAGAGACGGTAGACCACGTGAACACAATAGAAGACTACAAGAAGGAGCTTTCGGTCGATGCCAAGATATCCGCCGATATTCCCTTCTACTTCGGTTTCAGTGCCTCGGGAGGATACAAGACTTTTGTCAAAACGCTGTCTACAAACACGACCAAGAACTACATCCTCAAAACGTACTGCCTCAGATACGTCGCGGGCATCCAGGATTTCAAAAGCGTACAGCCAATGCCATCATTCAAAAACGACGTGGAAGAGTTGCCCGAGAAGTTCGACTCGGAATCCTGCACCATGGAAATATACCGCAATGACGAGGACGACAAAAAATGCGTTGACTCGGTCCACCCGTGGATAAAGTTTTTCAAGAAGTACGGAACACACTACACAACCGTAATTCATCTCGGTGGAAAAGTCACCAACCAAATCCAAATGAAGAAAACCGATGTCGCTGCCATTCAGAAGCACGGATACAACATCGACAGCTACATCAAGGCAAACTCGGGCATACCCTTCCTCAATCTTGGGCAGGCATCATTCAACTCCGCCGGTGACATGAGTTCGGACAGCAAGAAAAACAGCTTCAAGACTGAAAGgtccatcatcgtcatagGAGGTGACGTGCCCACGGATGGTACCGACAAGGTCAGCATGCAAGAATGGACAAGAAGCCTTTACCGAAAGCCGATGCCCATAAAGGTCAATCTAGACAGCATCAAAACACTTATTGAGGATAAGGAAAAGAGGGCCACGTTCGACGTCGCCCTGAAGTACTACTCGGAATTGTACGGTATTTCCCCAGACGAAATATACGCAGCTAATGGTGTCAAAAACGGCATCGCAACTATGGCTATGGGTGGCCAGGTTGTTACGTACGAGGGGTACACTGCGGGAAGTGCTGTCTGCCCTGACAACAATGTGATCATGATGGGATTTGCCCTCACCGTTACCCGCAAAAGGAAACTTGTTTTCAACGACTCCTATTTCGTGACCTCTATCGCGCCGTGTCCGGTAGGAAAAGAGAAGTGCATTGCCTCGGGGTCGGATCCAAATTCGGAAGTCAGGGTGTGGATTCTCTGTGGAAAGGAGCCCATTCCGTTACTCATTCAGGAAACCGCCGTCTCCTCAAACGCGACGGCAGTAGCGTCGTGTCCAGCTGATTACACTATTGCATTCGGATTCGGCATATCCATCCCCAAGGGCTTGAGGATCACCAACGCAGACAGCTATGCCTGCAGATCCGGACAGAGCTCCTGCACCCACACCTCCAGTAACAAATCGTACAATGCAGTTTGGATCGCTTGTGTGGAAAAGAACGCTCCTGAATTGAGCAACATCACCAGCCACGCAGTGGTCTCCGCGACCTCCGCTTGTCCCACACAGTCTCATACGTCGTATGTGGACAACAAATGCCCCCAGAACTCCAAACTAATCACTTCGTGGAAGATCAACGTCACGAAAAAGGAAGACAGACAGGAACAGCTTTTGGACAACTGCTCCAAGGAGTGGAACGGATGCAAGGTCGACAATCATTTCAAGCGGTCTGAGGACACATGCAAGGCGCAATACTCGTGGATAGCCTGCTACACTCCTCCACAATTTCTGAAAGACAGAGAGTGA
- a CDS encoding -Serine--tRNA ligase has protein sequence MHMHTICLSVLVGILPLLIEGCRGHFAASRYARRFGFLHPIGLKLRNASSTTRLDASGSDVSGDASPDCYSDSETYKTLSAYFTDQERIVDEQSFGRLKNSFVRKKADGNGFIPLCFNLDALSAVPEVFHANFLSRGEDHWQTLLSIRRSYLEKVASEEELSRLSLRRSELAKAFHIAPSSDQASLRESSLALRNETKAVELHIKELNEQLDSLIRTLPNIILEDVPKTELVVEKISIDPTPSATTVVVPHHEVIERFSDACVSRSTKISGTGFSAYSGDISRLERALFNYMLDTHHKLFGYKELSVPFVVSASALRGTGHLPRFEEDLFKLDERHQCNGDRGYLIPTGEIPLLALFGNSRVPVDNLPLWLMTYTPCFRSEIQDYGRETRGLIRNHQFGKVELVCLCDSTGSDNFHNLMLSHIEYILDSLSLPYRRVLLPANQLGSTSSKTVDFEVYFPSLRKYIEVSSCSNTLDFQSNRLNVFSTSRSRIHCINGSGVAIGRTLSAILENHQSVGANERLEITVPQVLTPYLNGDHRLLEPLP, from the coding sequence ATGCATATGCATACGATTTGTCTATCGGTGCTGGTCGGAATCTTACCACTACTTATAGAAGGCTGCCGCGGCCACTTCGCCGCAAGCCGTTACGCCCGCAGGTTCGGATTTTTACACCCCATTGGGTTGAAACTAAGAAACGCAAGTAGTACGACTCGTTTGGATGCATCAGGGTCGGACGTCAGTGGCGATGCTTCCCCTGATTGCTACAGCGACTCCGAGACGTACAAAACGCTCAGCGCATATTTCACTGATCAGGAAAGAATAGTCGACGAGCAATCATTCGGGCGGTTAAAGAACTCGTTTGTGCGCAAGAAAGCTGATGGAAACGGTTTCATTCCTCTCTGCTTCAATTTGGATGCGTTGAGTGCCGTGCCAGAGGTGTTCCATGCTAATTTTCTCTCCCGCGGTGAAGACCATTGGCAGACACTGCTAAGTATTAGGAGATCGTATTTAGAGAAAGTAGCAAGTGAGGAAGAACTGTCAAGGCTGTCATTGCGCAGATCGGAGCTGGCAAAAGCCTTCCACATTGCCCCGTCATCAGATCAGGCGTCGCTGCGGGAATCCAGTTTAGCGCTACGTAATGAAACCAAGGCCGTGGAGTTACATATTAAAGAGCTGAATGAGCAGCTTGACTCCTTAATACGTACGCTGCCAAATATAATTTTGGAGGATGTGCCCAAAACGGAACTAGTGGTTGAGAAAATTAGCATTGATCCTACACCGTCTGCGACCACTGTCGTCGTCCCGCACCACGAGGTAATCGAACGATTCAGTGATGCATGCGTTTCGAGATCAACTAAGATCAGCGGCACCGGTTTTTCAGCCTACAGCGGCGACATAAGTCGTCTGGAGCGCGCGTTGTTTAATTACATGCTAGACACGCATCACAAGCTTTTCGGTTACAAGGAGCTGTCAGTACCGTTCGTTGTGAGTGCCAGTGCGTTGCGCGGCACAGGCCACTTGCCGCGATTCGAGGAGGATCTCTTTAAATTAGATGAGCGCCACCAGTGTAACGGCGATCGTGGCTATTTGATTCCCACCGGTGAGATACCGCTCTTAGCCTTGTTTGGTAATAGTCGGGTTCCAGTAGACAATCTACCTCTGTGGTTGATGACATATACACCATGCTTTCGGTCGGAGATCCAGGATTATGGCCGTGAAACGCGTGGTCTGATACGCAATCACCAGTTTGGCAAGGTTGAGCTGGTTTGTCTGTGCGACTCAACTGGCTCGGATAATTTCCACAACTTGATGTTATCGCATATCGAATACATATTGGATTCGCTTTCATTGCCTTATCGACGGGTTCTGCTGCCTGCGAACCAGCTTGGGTCCACGTCAAGCAAGACTGTGGACTTCGAAGTTTATTTCCCGTCGTTGAGAAAGTACATCGAAGTTTCGAGCTGTAGTAACACATTGGACTTTCAATCCAATCGATTGAATGTGTTCAGCACCTCCCGATCAAGGATCCATTGCATAAACGGTTCCGGCGTCGCCATTGGGCGCACCCTTTCGGCCATTCTGGAAAACCACCAAAGCGTGGGCGCCAACGAACGCCTGGAGATTACTGTGCCTCAGGTGTTGACACCTTATCTCAACGGTGACCACAGATTATTGGAGCCGCTGCCATGA
- a CDS encoding -tRNA wybutosine-synthesizing protein 1 homolog produces the protein MDAITAASVTLAYEGDDCGNDACAGLSSIVKHEFASIGVQCQSVRLETLLDRQRYEVSKSNAYTNSEANEDIACTLVDICRGKQGCRDSPALTTLVLVVDSKVRAPALDNILVTLQEWLADFRISKTLLKGLCCTVVACRSDAGTANTANDGHPSREVIDAVIALENSMEALGAHIILRDTLCFGPTDIGQIVTFTNLVSEAWDAINFAATRNESNVNYVGDISGQHALSVPSEGRPELHRHRGSDSSPGGGHQKTSSYVTLNAAAHTCCRSGHTATPNGHPGNDTSSNTKCCEAGGDQGTCHCNDALNGSSSQADDYTSDEEENTNTVQVAGCMAESDIENVALDGGKMVTETQRQSLTKQGYKLIGEHSAIKLCRWTKARVRGHGGCYKHTFYGIKSNQCMEMTPSLACANKCVFCWRHHTNPALTRWKGTIDDPDFLAEESVKAHLRLIKELRGIFDTKSDRLKEAMQVRHCALSLVGEPIMYPLINELLLELHQRNISSFLVTNAQFPKAMEGLRQVTQLYLSIDAADETSLKKIDRPLFRDFWARFNRCIKLLKQRKERTVFRLTLVKHFNITEQRDEIGNYGRLIELGEPDFIEIKAVTFCGTVHDNAITMENVPWHDEVIQYAAALVDASPFTRENYAIACEHRHSCCVLVAKKSFCVDGKWHTWIDYDKFHELYPIWKQATSGREFHGVEYSIETPEWALFGSKEQGFDPIDTRVYTKGRKKLFGPPTSPPSAST, from the exons ATGGACGCGATAACGGCTGCATCGGTCACCCTAGCGTATGAAGGCGACGACTGTGGCAATGACGCTTGCGCCGGGCTGTCTTCCATCGTAAAGCATGAGTTTGCAAGCATCGGCGTGCAGTGTCAGTCGGTCCGACTTGAAACACTGCTCGATAGACAGCGCTATGAAGTCAGCAAATCAAATGCGTATACGAACTCCGAAGCCAATGAAGATATAGCCTGTACCCTCGTGGACATATGCAGAGGAAAACAAGGTTGTAGAGATTCACCGGCtctcaccactctggtacTGGTTGTGGACAGCAAGGTACGCGCACCAGCGCTCGACAATATCTTGGTTACGCTTCAAGAGTGGCTCGCAGACTTTAGGATCAGCAAGACACTACTTAAAGGGTTGTGCTGCACGGTGGTTGCCTGCAGATCTGACGCGGGCACAGCCAACACGGCAAACGATGGGCACCCGAGCAGGGAGGTGATCGATGCTGTAATCGCATTAGAGAATTCAATGGAAGCTCTAGGTGCACATATAATCTTGAGAGATACATTGTGTTTTGGCCCGACTGACATCGGACAAATTGTCACATTTACCAACCTAGTCAGCGAGGCATGGGACGCTATCAACTTCGCCGCAACCCGTAACGAGTCTAATGTCAACTATGTTGGCGATATATCGGGACAGCATGCACTTAGTGTGCCTTCTGAAGGGCGCCCTGAACTTCACCGCCATCGAGGGTCTGACTCCTCGCCTGGAGGGGGCCACCAAAAAACATCATCTTACGTGACGTTAAATGCCGCAGCGCATACGTGTTGTCGGTCAGGTCATACAGCAACTCCAAATGGCCATCCGGGGAATGACACTTCAAGCAATACAAAGTGTTGCGAAGCAGGGGGTGACCAGGGCACGTGCCACTGCAATGATGCACTTAACGGAAGTTCCTCGCAAGCCGACGACTACACTTCTGACGAAGAAGAGAATACAAACACGGTGCAAGTAGCAGGATGCATGGCGGAATCTGACATCGAAAACGTGGCTCTGGATGGGGGAAAGATGGTCACCGAGACGCAGCGACAGTCACTCACCAAGCAGGGCTACAAACTCATCGGCGAACATAGCGCCATAAAACTATGCCGTTGGACAAAAGCGCGTGTTCGTGGCCATGGAGGCTGTTACAAGCACACATTCTATGGCATCAAATCCAACCAGTGCATGGAAATGACTCCCAGCCTAGCCTGTGCTAACAAATGCGTATTCTGCTGGAGACACCACACTAACCCAGCATTGACTCGTTGGAAGGGGACCATAGATGACCCAGATTTCCTGGCTGAGGAATCAGTCAAGGCGCATTTGCGATTGATCAAGGAGCTGAGAG GTATATTTGATACCAAAAGTGATAGGCTTAAAGAAGCCATGCAAGTGCGGCACTGTGCCCTTTCGCTCGTAGGAGAACCTATCATGTACCCGCTCATCAACGAGCTCCTTCTGGAGCTGCATCAGAGAAACATATCGTCTTTCTTGGTCACCAATGCCCAGTTTCCAAAAGCTATGGAGGGTCTCCGGCAGGTAACGCAGCTCTACCTGTCCATCGATGCGGCGGACGAAACGAGTCTCAAAAAAATTG ACCGTCCCCTCTTCCGAGATTTCTGGGCAAGATTCAACCGCTGCATAAAGCTGCTCAAGCAGAGAAAGGAACGAACGGTTTTCCGGCTGACGCTGGTGAAGCATTTCAATATAACG GAACAAAGAGATGAAATCGGAAACTACGGTCGGCTCATTGAACTGGGTGAGCCCGATTTCATCGAAATAAAAGCGGTGACTTTCTGCGGAACCGTGCACGATAATGCTATCACAATGGAAAACGTTCCATGGCATGACGAA GTGATACAATACGCGGCAGCACTCGTGGACGCTTCACCGTTCACACGGGAGAACTACGCCATTGCCTGTGAGCACCGTCACTCGTGTTGTGTTCTTGTTGCGAAAAAAAG TTTCTGTGTAGACGGGAAATGGCACACGTGGATCGACTACGACAAATTTCACGAACTG TATCCCATCTGGAAACAGGCAACAAGTGGGCGAGAGTTCCACGGCGTCGAGTACTCGATAGAGACGCCGGAATGGGCACTCTTCGGTTCAAAAGAGCAAGGATTCGATCCCATTGATACAAG GGTATACACCAAAGGGCGGAAAAAGCTGTTTGGACCACCAACATCGCCACCAAGCGCATCAACGTGA
- a CDS encoding U3 small nucleolar ribonucleoprotein protein, putative: MEKLDAPKDRLGGNGKADEPAMPREMLQKRPWKLLEGKGEYESILRNNLLESLKGAIQLKRRSKYIKEEIAKKRSRRSAAVKRALMAARRDSNNIRESASSLGLEDLWTCLDREIGTGIKTLKRRLETLLELQPNRMLHAPVHTSGQTGNHVAYHSSDENDREKAKASSKRGSADSLDYAYDDVEKQTEYDDDDDDDDDDDDDDDDDDDDGDADEEASDAAEDIDGIGDNWMDVDDHDDELGDEEIDGSEAYDSDPENVGKKDQSKAKKKEPAGITKDRFFKMEDMEQFAEGNFDDEADDFNYFESMGEESDTSKAAVEMMYGDFFDDPDASDEGSDTDDENDALDCPRGLEGLDEDEKEMELLLQKVEDEEESDEEEENRDDDDLMDFDFNKTEKRVRFEDESSEDENDEISQLEKELVAQKHWSLMGEATGHKRPRNSLLDLDLELPQNSSFIHVENVVADGDDVHDEEKMGPEEAQDVPIEIIIQQRIKAEVFDNVERKIPMEDQLEAIERLKQTRNKMNREETEIDFNKSKMGLGDVYAKRYQEMFMATDQLDTHKQKLTEEFGKLMFKLDSLCNYSIVPKRVSEAEKDNKVASITVEAPINVVTSSRPDDSVDDKIEGHKLTRNAKKRKFTNKLKALLKSGKATVEDVNKIKQKIVERNRQKIQDAKSIKVTGQTKGQLSREKRSNRRVNIAELMSKR, encoded by the coding sequence ATGGAGAAACTTGATGCGCCCAAAGACCGACTGGGCGGCAACGGCAAAGCCGACGAACCGGCTATGCCACGAGAAATGCTACAAAAGAGGCCATGGAAACTGTtggaagggaagggtgaaTACGAATCAATCCTTAGAAACAACTTGTTGGAATCACTCAAGGGAGCCATACAACTGAAGCGACGTTCGAAGTACATCAAGGAAGAAATAGCCAAGAAACGATCAAGGCgctccgccgccgtcaagcGTGCTTTAATGGCCGCCAGAAGAGACTCCAACAATATCCGTGAGTCGGCATCCAGTTTGGGGTTGGAGGATCTCTGGACCTGTCTAGACCGTGAAATTGGAACGGGAAtcaaaaccctaaaaaggAGACTGGAAACCCTTTTGGAGCTACAACCAAATCGCATGCTTCATGCGCCAGTTCATACGTCTGGGCAGACAGGTAATCATGTCGCATATCACTCAAGTGATGAAAATGACCGTGAAAAGGCTAAGGCGTCTTCAAAAAGGGGGTCAGCCGACAGTTTAGACTATGCGTACGATGACGTTGAAAAACAGACAGaatatgatgatgatgatgatgatgatgatgatgatgatgatgatgatgatgatgatgatgatgatggtgatgctGACGAAGAAGCAAGTGATGCGGCGGAGGACATTGATGGAATCGGCGACAATTGGATGGACGTTGACGACCATGACGATGAACTGGGAGATGAAGAAATCGACGGTTCTGAGGCGTATGATTCTGACCCAGAAAACGTAGGGAAAAAGGATCAAAGTAAGGCGAAGAAGAAAGAGCCTGCAGGTATAACAAAAGACCGCTTCTTCAAAATGGAAGACATGGAACAGTTCGCTGAAGGCAATTTCGATGATGAAGCAGACGATTTTAATTACTTCGAATCCATGGGTGAAGAATCGGATACCTCCAAGGCTGCCGTAGAAATGATGTATGGGGACTTCTTCGACGATCCGGACGCAAGTGACGAGGGGAGCGACACGGATGACGAAAACGACGCTTTAGACTGTCCTAGGGGGTTGGAGGGACTagatgaagatgaaaaGGAAATGGAGTTGCTCCTGCAGAAGGTGGAAGATGAGGAAGAAAGTGACGAAGAGGAAGAGAATAGGGACGACGACGACTTGATGGATTTTGACTTTAATAAAACAGAGAAGCGGGTTAGGTTTGAAGACGAGAGTAGTGAGGATGAGAATGATGAAATATCGCAGTTAGAAAAGGAGCTTGTTGCGCAGAAGCACTGGAGCCTAATGGGGGAGGCTACAGGACACAAGAGACCAAGAAACAGCCTGCTCGATCTAGATCTTGAACTACCACAGAATTCGTCATTTATACACGTTGAAAATGTCGTTGCGGATGGGGATGACGTACATGATGAAGAAAAAATGGGTCCCGAAGAAGCCCAAGACGTACCCATCGAAATTATCATACAGCAACGAATTAAAGCGGAGGTATTCGACAACGTCGAGCGTAAGATACCCATGGAAGATCAGCTAGAAGCCATTGAACGTCTGAAACAAACGCGCAACAAAATGAATCGTGAGGAAACCGAAATTGACTTCAATAAGAGCAAGATGGGCCTGGGAGACGTCTACGCGAAACGGTATCAAGAGATGTTCATGGCGACGGACCAACTCGACACGCACAAGCAAAAACTCACTGAAGAGTTTGGAAAACTAATGTTCAAGTTGGATTCGCTCTGTAACTACAGCATAGTGCCTAAGAGAGTCAGCGAAGCAGAAAAGGACAACAAAGTCGCCTCCATTACAGTGGAGGCGCCGATCAACGTCGTTACATCCAGCCGTCCAGATGACTCGGTGGATGACAAGATAGAAGGGCATAAATTAACGAGGAACGCTAAGAAAAGGAAGTTCACCAACAAActcaaggcgctgctaAAAAGCGGAAAGGCGACCGTCGAGGATGTCAACAAAATCAAACAAAAGATCGTGGAGCGGAACAGACAGAAAATACAAGACGCAAAATCAATTAAGGTTACCGGGCAGACGAAGGGCCAGCTATCACGGGAAAAACGGTCCAACCGCAGAGTCAACATCGCAGAGCTCATGTCAAAACGGTAG
- a CDS encoding phosphatidylinositol-4-phosphate 5-kinase, putative — protein sequence MAVAYPKSLQSALSSVPDTDNRANSYTGQVQDGLFHGKGIFYYGDNERYEGDFVYGKREGKGKFYYADGSIYDGDWVDDRIKGKGVAYFASGNVYEGQWENGRINGYGTLKYVNGDEYEGEWIDGAMHGQGTYRYAEGDVYTGEWRNDKRHGKGTVTYVSAKGAVLESYEGDWVDNVMSGKGKYEYADGSIYEGDWYNGKMHGNGKYTYPDGNKYDGEWSNDHKEGYGILMYTNGEKYEGYWLNDKAHGTGTLTYPSNDKYVGEWVNSKKHGCGELIYVNGDRFKGTWADDEASGYGIFEYANGNRYEGKSICNNVIIYEIGDWLMNKRHGKATFYCHEDGCVYKGGYVENKKEGLGTLTLTNGHILRGTWRRGTLVSIEKFDISPTSCWSNPDL from the exons atggcagtggcatatCCAAAGTCGCTACAAAGTGCATTGTCAAGTGTGCCAGATACCGACAACAGAGCGAACTCATATACAGGTCAGGTTCAGGATGGCCTTTTCCACGGCAAAGGGATATTTTACTACGGGGATAACGAGCGCTATGAAGGGGATTTTGTATATGGCAAGAGAGAAGGGAAAGGAAAGTTCTACTATGCAGATGGGTCTATATATGACGGAGATTGGGTGGATGACAGAATCAAAGGCAAAGGCGTCGCATACTTTGCAAGCGGGAACGTTTATGAAG GGCAGTGGGAGAATGGTAGAATCAATGGGTATGGAACATTGAAGTACGTTAATGGGGATGAGTACGAAGGAGAATGGATAGATGGCGCTATGCACGGACAAGGGACATACAGGTATGCCGAGGGAGACGTTTATACAGGAGAATGGAGAAACGATAAAAGACACGGAAAGGGCACTGTCACATACGTATCCGCAAAGGGAGCTGTCCTGGAGTCCTACGAGGGGGATTGGGTAGACAACGTAATGAGTGGAAAGGGCAAATACGAGTACGCCGACGGCAGCATTTATGAAG GCGATTGGTATAACGGGAAAATGCATGGCAATGGGAAGTATACATATCCAGATGGAAACAAGTATGATGGGGAATGGTCAAACGATCACAAAGAAGG GTACGGGATTCTGATGTACACAAATGGCGAAAAATACGAAGGGTACTGGCTTAATGACAAAGCGCATGGCACAGGGACCCTCACGTACCCCTCCAACGATAAATAtgttggagagtgggtCAACTCGAAAAAACATGGATGCGGTGAATTGATCTATGTCAATGGTGACCGTTTCAAAG GCACATGGGCAGACGATGAAGCCAGTGGTTACGGAATTTTCGAATATGCGAATGGGAATCGATACGAAGGTAAATCTATATGCAATAATGTTATTATATACGAAATAGGAGATTGGCTAATGAACAAACGTCACGGCAAGGCAACTTTTTACTGCCATGAGGACGGTTGCGTATACAAGGGAGGATACGTCGAAAACAAGAAAGAAGGACTTGGCACCCTGACACTCACGAATGGGCATATTTTACGTGGTACATGGCGTCGTGGAACACTAGTATCTATAGAGAAATTCGATATCTCACCGACATCTTGCTGGAGCAACCCCGATCTGTGA
- a CDS encoding signal recognition particle SRP19 subunit, putative, which yields MAAPPSSDSASTWSVIYPTYFDKKATISGGRRVSLPLAVENPRVEDIRAVCEKLKVPYVLEANKAYPRDFMNPGRIRVYFLHPNAESKALTKCAFIYEIAPLIAQLKLRQQAEATAASASSSKAGKKKRR from the exons ATGGCGGCGCCACCGTCGTCGGATAGTGCGTCTACGTGGTCTGTGATTTACCCTACATATTTCGACAAGAAAGCGACCATCAGCGGCGGGCGACGCGTCAGTTTGCCGCTCGCAGTGGAGAATCCCCGCGTCGAGGATATCCGCGCCGTTTGCGAGAAGCTGAAAGTGCCCTATGTGTTAGAGGCG AACAAGGCATATCCGCGTGATTTTATGAACCCGGGCCGGATCCGCGTGTACTTCCTGCATCCCAATGCCGAGTCGAAGGCTCTTACAA aGTGCGCCTTCATTTACGAGATCGCACCACTGATAGCGCAACTGAAGCTGCGCCAACAGGCCGAGGCCACCGCagcatctgccagcagcagcaaggcGGGAAAGAAGAAGCGGCGGTGA